One Rossellomorea aquimaris DNA window includes the following coding sequences:
- a CDS encoding SIS domain-containing protein: MELIQSNKWEPNDPGAIHTTREIAQQPRLWKETVEILLEHRDTLMKFFKNLEGRHPHLRVILTGAGTSAFVGETVLTSIKAMVKNKKWTVESIATTDIVSNPYEYLNKDFPTLMISFARSGNSPESVGAVELGEKIIDDFYGIALTCNRDGLLAEKKKGDPDHLVIYMPKEANDQGFAMTSSFTTMLLSVLLLFQPEHIHTLEKTVKEIGSAGEKIIETGKTKLESLASSTFSKVVYLGSGVFQGLARESSLKLLELTGGMIPAFFDSPLGFRHGPKSILDEETIVFVFLSCHPYTRKYDLDLLKELYHEQKRGKVVAISSYQDDVAERYSDLFLSTGLETVQEDILLAFPYVMYAQQFALCKSMHLGLSPDNPSPSGLVNRVVKGVTIYPYQNGGERV; this comes from the coding sequence ATGGAACTTATACAATCAAACAAATGGGAACCAAATGATCCCGGTGCCATCCATACAACAAGAGAAATAGCTCAACAACCAAGACTTTGGAAAGAAACCGTTGAAATCCTGCTTGAACATAGAGATACACTGATGAAATTTTTCAAGAATTTGGAGGGAAGACATCCTCATCTTCGAGTGATTTTGACAGGAGCGGGAACGTCTGCTTTTGTCGGGGAAACCGTTCTTACGTCCATAAAGGCAATGGTCAAGAATAAGAAATGGACGGTAGAAAGCATCGCCACGACCGATATTGTCTCCAATCCATATGAGTATTTGAACAAGGATTTTCCGACCCTGATGATTTCTTTTGCCCGTTCCGGTAACAGCCCTGAAAGCGTTGGGGCGGTTGAGTTGGGAGAGAAGATCATTGATGATTTCTACGGAATCGCCCTTACGTGTAATCGTGATGGTTTACTTGCTGAGAAGAAGAAGGGGGATCCGGATCACCTCGTCATCTACATGCCGAAGGAAGCGAATGATCAAGGGTTTGCGATGACAAGCAGTTTTACGACCATGCTCCTTTCGGTACTGCTCCTTTTCCAGCCGGAGCACATTCATACTCTAGAGAAGACTGTGAAGGAAATAGGTTCGGCGGGTGAAAAGATTATCGAGACCGGAAAGACAAAGTTAGAATCGCTTGCGTCCTCGACTTTTTCGAAAGTTGTATATTTAGGCTCAGGCGTTTTCCAGGGACTTGCAAGGGAGTCCTCTTTAAAACTGTTGGAATTAACGGGAGGTATGATTCCGGCATTCTTTGATTCTCCGCTGGGATTCCGTCACGGCCCGAAATCGATCTTAGATGAAGAGACAATCGTCTTCGTATTCTTATCCTGTCATCCGTACACGAGAAAATATGATTTGGATTTATTGAAGGAGCTATACCATGAACAAAAGCGAGGGAAGGTGGTGGCGATCTCTTCTTATCAGGATGATGTAGCCGAACGTTACAGTGACCTGTTCTTGAGTACCGGCTTGGAGACGGTTCAAGAGGATATACTCCTTGCCTTTCCATATGTCATGTATGCCCAGCAGTTTGCCCTGTGTAAGTCCATGCATCTGGGACTTTCCCCGGATAATCCATCTCCCTCGGGGCTCGTCAACCGGGTCGTAAAAGGTGTCACGATCTATCCTTATCAGAATGGAGGAGAAAGGGTATGA
- the gatY gene encoding tagatose-bisphosphate aldolase subunit GatY, with amino-acid sequence MIVSRSRILVEAQSKGYAVPAFNIHNLETLKAVLETALDLRSPVMIAATPGTVRYMGKEFLVKMMEAARKSYDIPVCFHLDHHENLDDIKNLIHMGVPSVMIDASHYSFDENIRIVREIVEYAAPFGVTVEAELGRLSGMEDDLVVDERDQIYTNPKQAKEFVARTGIDSLAVAIGTAHGLYKGEPKLDIDRLSAIHQEVDIPLVLHGASGLPDELVRKTIERGICKVNVATELKMAFVKGLRSYLNANPEANDPRYYFTDAVAGMKKVVAGKIKLCGSFNRG; translated from the coding sequence ATGATTGTTTCAAGAAGTAGGATTCTCGTGGAGGCTCAGTCGAAAGGCTATGCGGTGCCTGCCTTCAATATTCATAATCTTGAGACGCTCAAAGCGGTTCTGGAAACGGCCCTGGACCTCCGTTCGCCCGTCATGATCGCTGCTACGCCCGGTACCGTCCGGTATATGGGGAAGGAGTTCCTGGTCAAGATGATGGAAGCGGCAAGAAAGAGCTATGATATCCCGGTTTGCTTTCATCTTGATCATCATGAAAATCTGGATGATATCAAGAATCTCATCCATATGGGTGTTCCATCTGTCATGATCGATGCCTCCCATTATTCGTTCGACGAGAACATCCGGATTGTCAGGGAAATTGTAGAGTATGCTGCCCCGTTCGGTGTGACGGTTGAAGCTGAGCTCGGTCGTCTAAGTGGAATGGAAGATGATTTGGTAGTGGACGAAAGGGATCAGATCTATACCAACCCCAAACAGGCAAAGGAGTTTGTAGCGAGAACGGGCATTGATTCTCTGGCTGTGGCGATCGGGACGGCTCATGGACTTTATAAAGGTGAACCTAAGCTCGATATCGACCGCTTGTCGGCGATCCATCAGGAAGTCGATATCCCCCTTGTTCTCCATGGGGCATCGGGATTGCCCGATGAGCTTGTCCGCAAGACCATTGAGCGTGGCATTTGCAAGGTGAATGTGGCGACGGAGCTGAAGATGGCATTTGTAAAAGGGCTCCGCAGCTATCTGAACGCAAACCCGGAAGCCAATGATCCCCGCTATTATTTCACGGATGCCGTCGCTGGGATGAAAAAGGTTGTAGCAGGCAAAATCAAGCTGTGCGGCAGCTTTAATCGTGGCTAG
- a CDS encoding sugar ABC transporter permease, with translation MEPLPLQVETKRKLHVLSYASTKKRSDYLWAYIMIAPTMIGLFVFYLWPMLQTFYFSFTEWGAFGTYEWIGLKNYTRMLSDVNLLQSFKNTGIYILFTVPLGIFLSILVAVLLNQKIKGTTIYRTLYFLPVITMPAAIAMVWKWLYNSDFGLLNYLLSFIGIEGPQWLTNPNIALYSIIAVAIWSGIGYNMVIFLSGLQGIPKTYYEAAEMDGAGPVTMFFKITLPLLSPVIFFVSIMSLIGAFQFFDLIFMMISKSSTALENTQSIVYLFYQHAFVLNDKGYAAAIAVLLLVVILIITVIQMALQKKWVHYD, from the coding sequence ATGGAACCGCTTCCTCTCCAGGTTGAAACGAAACGAAAGCTTCACGTGCTTTCATATGCAAGTACGAAGAAACGTTCTGACTATTTATGGGCATATATCATGATCGCTCCGACGATGATAGGTCTCTTTGTTTTTTATTTATGGCCGATGCTTCAGACCTTTTACTTCAGTTTTACCGAGTGGGGGGCATTTGGGACATACGAGTGGATCGGACTGAAGAATTATACAAGGATGCTTTCGGATGTGAATCTTCTGCAGTCATTCAAGAATACAGGGATCTATATCCTATTTACTGTTCCGTTGGGTATTTTCCTTTCGATCCTTGTCGCCGTTTTGCTCAATCAAAAGATTAAAGGTACGACGATTTATCGGACGTTGTACTTCCTGCCCGTCATTACCATGCCTGCAGCGATCGCCATGGTGTGGAAATGGTTATATAATTCGGATTTCGGCTTATTGAATTACCTGCTGTCCTTTATTGGGATAGAAGGTCCACAATGGTTGACGAATCCAAACATCGCGTTGTATTCGATTATTGCTGTGGCGATTTGGAGCGGGATCGGGTACAACATGGTCATTTTTTTATCGGGCCTGCAGGGGATCCCGAAAACGTATTATGAAGCAGCTGAAATGGACGGGGCAGGTCCCGTTACGATGTTCTTTAAAATTACCTTGCCGCTTCTATCACCGGTCATTTTCTTCGTGTCGATCATGTCGTTGATCGGAGCATTTCAATTCTTCGACCTGATCTTTATGATGATCAGTAAAAGCAGTACGGCGCTGGAGAATACTCAATCCATTGTGTATTTGTTCTATCAGCATGCCTTTGTTTTAAATGATAAAGGATATGCAGCTGCCATTGCGGTGTTATTACTAGTGGTGATTCTGATCATCACTGTGATCCAGATGGCCCTGCAAAAGAAGTGGGTCCATTATGATTGA
- a CDS encoding Gfo/Idh/MocA family oxidoreductase gives MKAALIGAGSRGFYAYGSYALQYPHEIEFIAVAEPDKEKREKFAKAHGIPENMRFEDWPDLLEQERVCEALLICSPDRDHYKPVMRAIEKGYSILLEKPMSPSPIETLAIAEAAEKHDTLLSVCHVMRYAPFYQSLKEVIDQKVIGDIVSVQWNENVGYFHQAHSFVRGNWRNSKESSPMILQKSCHDMDMLAWLIGTECKSVSSYGSLTYFKEENAPEGSTHRCLDGCKVEKECPYSAAKWYLHDRDVWPANVVSANPSIESRLKAIQEGPYGRCVYRCDNDVVDHQVVNLLFDGDVTVSFTMTAFTKETYRNFKIMGTKGEITGHDADNELIIKHFAGKKEVIYPPTVDGGHMGADTSIMQDFINRVRTKDKGTLTSARASSQSHLIAFAAEESRLSGATIELKKYIDELEKTKENA, from the coding sequence ATGAAAGCAGCATTAATAGGGGCTGGGAGCAGGGGATTCTATGCGTATGGGTCCTATGCCCTCCAGTATCCTCATGAAATCGAGTTTATCGCGGTAGCAGAACCGGATAAAGAAAAGCGGGAGAAATTTGCAAAAGCACATGGAATCCCTGAGAATATGAGATTCGAAGACTGGCCGGACCTGTTGGAACAAGAAAGGGTATGTGAAGCCCTGCTTATATGCAGCCCTGACCGGGATCATTATAAACCTGTCATGCGTGCCATTGAAAAGGGATATAGCATTCTACTGGAGAAACCGATGTCACCGAGCCCCATTGAAACGTTGGCCATCGCCGAAGCGGCCGAGAAGCATGATACGCTCCTCAGTGTATGCCACGTGATGAGGTATGCTCCTTTCTATCAGTCTCTTAAAGAAGTGATTGATCAAAAGGTGATCGGGGATATTGTCTCGGTTCAATGGAATGAGAATGTCGGCTATTTCCATCAGGCACACAGCTTTGTCCGTGGGAATTGGCGCAATTCGAAGGAATCAAGTCCGATGATTCTTCAGAAGAGCTGTCATGATATGGATATGCTCGCCTGGTTGATCGGAACGGAATGCAAGAGCGTTTCGTCTTATGGCAGTCTTACCTATTTTAAAGAGGAGAACGCTCCTGAGGGATCGACCCACCGCTGTCTGGACGGCTGTAAGGTGGAGAAAGAATGTCCGTATTCCGCTGCAAAGTGGTACCTTCATGACCGGGATGTATGGCCAGCGAATGTTGTGTCAGCGAATCCAAGTATCGAAAGCCGCTTGAAAGCGATCCAGGAAGGTCCTTACGGCCGCTGCGTATACCGGTGTGACAATGATGTGGTGGACCATCAAGTCGTCAATTTATTGTTTGACGGGGATGTGACGGTTTCGTTCACGATGACGGCCTTTACGAAGGAAACGTATCGCAACTTCAAAATCATGGGGACAAAAGGGGAAATCACAGGGCATGACGCAGATAATGAACTAATCATCAAGCATTTTGCCGGGAAGAAGGAAGTGATCTATCCTCCAACCGTGGATGGCGGTCACATGGGTGCTGATACGAGTATCATGCAGGATTTTATCAACCGGGTCCGCACGAAGGATAAAGGGACATTAACATCTGCCAGAGCTTCTTCTCAAAGTCATTTGATTGCCTTTGCGGCGGAGGAATCGAGACTGTCTGGTGCGACGATCGAATTGAAAAAGTATATTGATGAATTGGAGAAGACAAAAGAAAATGCTTAA
- a CDS encoding GntR family transcriptional regulator: protein MIEKDNRLPLYYQLMDILLEKIEMGELAEQEQLPSERELCETYKVSRTTVRQTMQELEKGGYIYKVHGKGSYVSPKTYKQSLVEFYSFTEEMKKIGKHPSTQVVSFEKVPCGTTISKSMKLPVEEEVFKITRLRLADEEPMIYETSYVPVGRFTNLTKEQLEDTPMYEIFRSQYDVTITRALESFNAVSAEKQAADMLTIEENSPCLRLERITYEDQDVIEYTISIARGDKFTYTVELK from the coding sequence ATGATAGAAAAAGATAATCGCTTACCGTTATATTATCAGCTGATGGATATCCTTCTCGAAAAGATCGAAATGGGTGAACTTGCGGAGCAGGAGCAGTTACCCTCTGAGCGGGAGCTGTGTGAAACATACAAAGTGAGCCGGACGACGGTGAGGCAAACGATGCAGGAGCTTGAAAAGGGCGGCTACATCTATAAGGTTCACGGTAAGGGATCCTATGTTTCGCCGAAGACCTATAAGCAGAGCCTTGTTGAATTTTACAGCTTCACAGAGGAAATGAAGAAAATCGGGAAACATCCTTCCACACAGGTCGTTTCATTTGAAAAAGTACCTTGTGGCACCACCATTTCGAAATCTATGAAACTGCCGGTGGAAGAAGAAGTATTTAAGATTACGAGACTGAGACTTGCTGACGAAGAACCGATGATTTATGAAACCTCTTATGTTCCCGTAGGGCGTTTTACCAATCTCACGAAGGAACAATTGGAAGATACGCCAATGTATGAAATCTTTCGGTCCCAATACGATGTGACGATTACAAGAGCACTGGAAAGCTTCAATGCGGTCAGCGCCGAAAAACAGGCAGCCGACATGCTGACCATTGAAGAAAACTCACCGTGTCTCCGGCTGGAGCGTATTACGTATGAGGATCAAGACGTCATTGAATATACCATCTCCATCGCAAGGGGAGATAAATTTACGTACACAGTTGAATTGAAGTAG
- the pfkB gene encoding 1-phosphofructokinase, with protein sequence MASPMIATVTLNPAIDVRYTLPQFQVDEVNRVSSIEKSAGGKGLNVTRVLSRLGQKVTCTGFLGGKSGEWIKSELSHLKVHTSFVPIKGETRTCLAILSKEGQTEILETGPLISSHELEIFDRTFSSILDTVDFVVVSGSLPEGVPTALYSELSKKANQKGVRLLLDTSGPGLAAGIAGKPFLIKPNKEEFSRLIGRTFDSTDDMLRHAQTICHKGIHYVLLSLGEEGAFLVSEKRVLRAVVPKVKAVNPVGSGDSMLAGFTYAYSHGFPIEEVLKWACACGMSNAIMEKTGEVNLLDIRRFMKEIDVVE encoded by the coding sequence GTGGCTAGTCCCATGATTGCGACGGTCACTTTAAATCCGGCGATAGACGTTAGATATACACTGCCCCAGTTTCAAGTGGATGAGGTCAATCGTGTTTCTTCCATTGAAAAATCGGCAGGTGGTAAAGGTCTAAACGTCACCCGGGTTCTATCCCGATTGGGGCAGAAGGTTACGTGTACCGGTTTCCTGGGTGGAAAGAGCGGGGAGTGGATTAAAAGCGAATTATCTCATTTGAAGGTACACACTTCATTTGTCCCCATTAAAGGAGAGACTAGAACGTGTCTGGCCATTCTATCGAAGGAAGGTCAGACCGAGATTCTGGAAACGGGTCCCTTAATTTCAAGCCATGAGTTAGAAATTTTTGATCGAACATTCTCTTCGATTCTGGATACCGTAGATTTTGTCGTCGTTTCCGGTAGTTTGCCGGAAGGGGTCCCTACTGCCTTGTACAGTGAGCTTTCAAAGAAGGCCAATCAAAAAGGAGTTCGCTTGCTATTGGATACAAGTGGACCGGGACTTGCAGCAGGTATCGCAGGAAAACCTTTTTTAATCAAGCCGAACAAAGAAGAATTTTCCAGGTTGATAGGGAGAACATTTGACTCTACCGATGACATGTTACGGCATGCCCAAACTATTTGTCATAAAGGAATACATTATGTGCTTCTTTCTCTGGGGGAAGAAGGGGCCTTTTTAGTGAGTGAAAAAAGAGTTCTGAGGGCAGTGGTTCCTAAGGTGAAAGCAGTGAATCCCGTTGGTTCAGGGGATAGCATGCTCGCCGGGTTTACCTATGCGTATTCCCATGGATTCCCGATTGAAGAAGTCTTGAAATGGGCTTGTGCTTGTGGAATGTCAAACGCCATAATGGAAAAAACGGGTGAGGTTAACCTGTTGGACATTCGACGATTCATGAAGGAAATAGATGTAGTTGAATGA
- a CDS encoding sugar ABC transporter substrate-binding protein: MRKGLIVLLSFVLGVFGLLAGCSDSSSGESKDGEVEISYGFWDKKQVPAIEEIIKQFNEEHPDIKVKTELIPYGQYFQKLETAATGGALPDVLWMNGPHIVQYAEGKVLLPLSDLAEKDDYSLDNYPESLIDLYTVNDEVYGIPKDYDTTGLWYNKKIFDEAGVPYPDDTWDWDMLKESAKKLTNKDKGVWGFAAVMGNQGGYYDLIWQNGGHVISEDGKSVGFDQPVAIEALKYNISFIEEGMSPTQAQMNETAASDLFSSGKIAMMFDGPWMVPEYKKNPDLDVAVLPKGKQRAVSIHGLSNVIAANTKHKEAAWEFVKFLGSKEAAEVFAETGTVIPAFNGTQDAWLNSVPELNLQAYIDGAEYSNPLPSVKNTGAIWQHETDILKKAWAGEESVEKVVKELADKANKELEE, from the coding sequence GTGAGAAAGGGTCTTATCGTTTTACTATCGTTCGTACTTGGGGTGTTTGGATTATTGGCAGGGTGCAGTGACAGCTCTTCAGGGGAATCGAAGGACGGAGAGGTCGAGATCAGTTATGGGTTCTGGGATAAGAAGCAAGTACCTGCGATTGAAGAGATCATTAAACAGTTTAATGAAGAACATCCGGACATTAAGGTGAAGACGGAGCTGATCCCATACGGGCAGTATTTTCAGAAGCTCGAAACTGCCGCAACAGGAGGAGCATTGCCTGATGTTTTATGGATGAATGGTCCTCATATTGTTCAATATGCGGAAGGGAAGGTGCTTCTGCCACTGAGCGACCTTGCCGAGAAAGATGATTACAGCCTGGATAATTATCCCGAGTCGCTTATTGATCTGTATACGGTAAATGATGAGGTATATGGAATACCTAAGGATTATGATACGACGGGACTGTGGTATAACAAGAAAATTTTCGACGAGGCCGGTGTCCCTTATCCTGATGATACATGGGATTGGGATATGTTAAAGGAATCGGCGAAGAAACTGACGAACAAGGATAAAGGAGTATGGGGCTTTGCTGCAGTGATGGGGAATCAAGGTGGTTACTACGATTTGATTTGGCAGAACGGAGGACACGTAATTTCAGAGGATGGAAAATCGGTAGGGTTTGATCAGCCTGTAGCAATCGAGGCTTTGAAATACAATATTAGTTTCATCGAAGAGGGAATGTCTCCGACTCAAGCACAGATGAATGAAACGGCAGCATCGGATCTGTTCTCATCCGGAAAGATCGCCATGATGTTCGATGGTCCCTGGATGGTACCGGAATATAAGAAGAATCCTGATTTGGACGTAGCGGTTCTGCCAAAAGGAAAGCAGAGGGCTGTTTCGATTCATGGATTGTCCAATGTCATCGCAGCCAATACCAAGCATAAAGAAGCTGCGTGGGAGTTTGTGAAGTTCCTTGGTTCGAAAGAGGCAGCCGAAGTGTTTGCCGAAACAGGTACAGTCATACCTGCCTTTAACGGTACTCAGGATGCCTGGTTGAATTCTGTTCCGGAGTTGAACCTTCAAGCGTATATCGACGGAGCTGAGTATTCGAATCCGCTTCCAAGTGTGAAGAACACAGGGGCGATCTGGCAGCATGAAACGGATATCCTCAAGAAGGCCTGGGCCGGTGAAGAAAGCGTGGAGAAGGTAGTAAAAGAACTTGCGGATAAAGCGAATAAAGAACTGGAAGAGTAG
- a CDS encoding carbohydrate ABC transporter permease, with amino-acid sequence MQKSIQFVRSKTFLIHFILIMGSIVMLFPFIWMILTSLKTYAESIQVPPVMIPEDFQWKNYQEVFTLLPFFKFMMNTFIITVLRTAGQLFLCSLAAYAFARIVFPGRNLLFVLALSVLMVPGQVFLLPQYMIMVKLGWLNTLQAVVVPGLFSAFGTFLLRQFFMGLPKELEEAARLDGCNHFQIYWRIMLPLAKPGLIALGIFTILWSWNELMWPMIVNSSPEAMTLAVGLSSLQGQYGTNYPILMAGSFLAVLPMLLLFIILQKQFIEGIAITGGK; translated from the coding sequence ATGCAGAAATCGATTCAGTTTGTAAGGAGTAAGACGTTTCTCATCCATTTCATCCTGATCATGGGCTCGATTGTCATGTTGTTTCCCTTTATCTGGATGATTCTGACGTCACTGAAAACCTATGCAGAGTCCATTCAGGTTCCGCCTGTGATGATACCGGAAGACTTTCAGTGGAAGAATTATCAAGAGGTATTCACTCTGCTGCCATTCTTTAAATTTATGATGAACACATTTATCATTACGGTACTACGGACGGCGGGGCAGTTATTTCTCTGCTCACTGGCTGCCTATGCCTTTGCGCGGATCGTGTTTCCCGGAAGGAATCTCTTGTTCGTACTGGCTTTGTCCGTATTGATGGTACCAGGTCAGGTATTCCTGCTTCCTCAATACATGATCATGGTGAAGCTGGGATGGCTCAATACGCTGCAAGCCGTTGTGGTTCCCGGGTTATTTAGTGCCTTTGGAACGTTTCTCTTAAGGCAATTCTTCATGGGGTTACCGAAGGAGCTTGAGGAGGCGGCCAGACTTGACGGATGCAATCATTTTCAAATCTATTGGCGCATCATGCTGCCACTCGCCAAGCCGGGTTTGATCGCCCTTGGGATCTTCACGATTCTATGGTCCTGGAATGAACTGATGTGGCCGATGATCGTGAATAGTTCACCTGAAGCCATGACACTGGCAGTGGGATTATCATCATTACAGGGGCAGTATGGCACCAACTATCCGATCTTGATGGCAGGGTCATTCTTGGCCGTGTTACCGATGTTGCTTCTATTTATCATATTACAGAAGCAATTTATAGAAGGAATTGCAATCACCGGTGGAAAATAA